The following proteins are encoded in a genomic region of Cricetulus griseus strain 17A/GY chromosome 7, alternate assembly CriGri-PICRH-1.0, whole genome shotgun sequence:
- the Prr35 gene encoding proline-rich protein 35: MSREAGSCRVGTGTRARSRKPKKPHYIPRPWGKPYNYKCFQCPFTCLEKSHLYNHMKYSLCKDSLSLLLDSPDWACRRAPPSPRPRVPTPNCSTDFSDSGSQPDSLSQRRCGRGPKPVPEESPGSLPPLARAIRKGPGPSGLLTESWKPGLSSGLMSGALGAVASSGSESSVPCYPPPTQGEFPEAQSLHLSLLGVNYPLGPGLFSYLGPSLAAAAAHMPFLASASPLLPPAAFPAPQTPERPGLAPRLYYPLLLEHNLGHPAGRAAPAKSSVPLKGPPGALAAPRLLKVPGPGPGAPWPHGTSRDPGHEGELERVAQSNQQKRLPPGNMPELPKAPLNLAKFGCQSSLPTGSSLIFWPEDKEPGNPEAPGSDVHLLQQPQGQVLGSPGPVGEDLTQAFGDYARVEQCLGQLAPAGDLAPRPLREQLGKIRRELFTIHQALARAARPLDTPLDLSVKRVPTKGTKAPADPWGLPEPSPMLARVASEPSGILGPVLEPFSSHTTKCEADSSVPPPVLPLQAPEDHVIPGSGWGSRLGAGSSQTPKDTPSLQILPGTEVCPQPP; this comes from the exons ATGTCTCGAGAGGCAGGTTCATGCCGAGTGGGCACTGGGACAAGGGCACGGTCACGGAAGCCCAAGAAGCCACACTACATCCCGAGACCCTGGGGGAAGCCGTACAACTATAAGTGCTTCCAGTGCCCCTTCACCTGCCTGGAGAAGTCACATCTCTATAACCACATGAAGTACAGTCTGTGCAAAGACTCCCTCTCGCTACTGTTAGATTCTCCTGACTGGGCGTGCCGCCGAGCACCACCCTCCCCCAGGCCTCGGGTGCCCACCCCCAACTGCTCCACAGACTTCTCAGACTCTGGTAGCCAGCCTGACAGCCTTTCCCAGCGTCGTTGTGGCAGGGGGCCCAAACCTGTGCCAGAGGAGTCCCCAGGGTCACTGCCCCCTTTGGCTAGAGCCATCCGGAAGGGTCCAGGCCCCAGTGGTCTCTTGACAGAGTCATGGAAGCCAGGGCTAAGTAGTGGTCTGATGAGTGGGGCTCTAGGGGCTGTAGCTTCATCAGGCTCTGAGAGTAGTGTGCCCTGCTACCCACCACCTACCCAGGGAGAGTTCCCTGAAGCCCAGAGCCTCCATTTGTCATTGCTGGGTGTCAACTACCCTCTTGGTCCAGGCCTCTTCTCTTATCTGGGGCCCTCACTGGCTGCTGCTGCAGCCCACATGCCATTCCTAGCCTCAGCAAGCCCCTTGCTGCCCCCTGCAGCCTTCCCAGCCCCACAGACACCCGAGCGCCCAGGCCTGGCTCCCCGCCTGTACTACCCGCTGCTACTAGAGCACAACCTAGGACACCCAGCAGGCAGGGCTGCCCCTGCCAAGTCCTCTGTGCCCCTCAAGGGGCCTCCTGGGGCTCTGGCTGCCCCTAGGCTGCTGAAGGTGCCTGGGCCTGGGCCAGGGGCACCCTGGCCCCATGGCACTTCCAGAGACCCAGGGCATGAAGGAGAGCTGGAACGAGTGGCTCAGAGCAACCAGCAGAAGAGGCTGCCCCCGGGCAATATGCCTGAGCTCCCAAAGGCCCCCTTGAACCTGGCAAAATTTGGCTGTCAGAGCAG CCTGCCAACAGGGTCCTCCCTGATATTCTGGCCTGAGGACAAGGAGCCAGGTAACCCTGAGGCTCCAGGCTCTGATGTCCACCTTCTGCAGCAACCACAAGGCCAAGTACTGGGAAGTCCGGGTCCAGTGGGAGAGGACCTGACCCAGGCCTTTGGTGACTACGCCAGGGTGGAGCAGTGCTTGGGGCAGCTGGCACCGGCTGGGGATCTAGCCCCTAGACCCCTACGGGAGCAGCTTGGCAAGATTCGCCGTGAGCTGTTCACCATCCATCAGGCACTGGCCCGGGCAGCTCGGCCACTGGACACACCCCTGGACCTTTCAGTGAAGCGGGTGCCTACCAAGGGAACTAAGGCACCTGCAGACCCCTGGGGGCTGCCTGAACCAAGCCCCATGCTGGCAAGGGTGGCCTCTGAGCCCTCCGGCATCCTGGGCCCTGTACTGGAGCCTTTCTCCAGCCATACCACCAAGTGTGAGGCAGACTCCAGTGTCCCACCTCCTGTCCTCCCTCTCCAGGCCCCTGAGGACCATGTAATTCCTGGTAGTGGCTGGGGCAGTCGTCTTGGGGCTGGCAGTTCCCAGACCCCTAAAGATACCCCAAGTTTGCAGATCCTCCCAGGCACTGAGGTCTGTCCACAACCACCTTAA